In Solenopsis invicta isolate M01_SB chromosome 1, UNIL_Sinv_3.0, whole genome shotgun sequence, one genomic interval encodes:
- the LOC105194295 gene encoding dynein light chain 4, axonemal, producing MTEMRKDDVVKILHTYPFCRKCDMTDEMKQEAMELCVTAAEKYADNYESVSRMIKETMDKKFGASWHTVVGEGYGFEITYQLKHLLYMYCAGNLAICIWKSA from the exons atgacCGAAATGAGGAAGGACGATGTTGTAAAAATTCTTCACACCTATCCGTTTTGTAGA aaatgtGATATGACCGATGAGATGAAACAAGAGGCAATGGAGTTATGTGTGACTGCAGCAGAGAAATATGCAGACAACTATGAGAGCGTGTCTCGAATGATCAAGGAGACAATGGATAAAAAATTTGGCGCGTCATGGCACACTGTTGTTGGAGAAGGCTATGGCTTTGAAATAACTTATCAATTGAAGCATCTTCTATACATGTACTGTGCCGGCAATCTGGCAATATGCATATGGAAATCCGCATAA